The Peribacillus sp. FSL P2-0133 genome has a segment encoding these proteins:
- a CDS encoding DUF3953 domain-containing protein, giving the protein MKIVKLILVIIVLALSAYQLITRNFELMPYSMLFLGALMLVMGLVELQKDRKGGFLGCVVVSLFLFFVSIQGFFLN; this is encoded by the coding sequence TTGAAAATAGTTAAACTCATCTTAGTAATAATCGTTCTTGCTTTATCAGCCTATCAACTAATTACTAGAAATTTCGAGTTGATGCCGTATTCTATGTTGTTCTTGGGCGCACTTATGTTAGTAATGGGATTGGTCGAACTTCAAAAAGATAGAAAAGGAGGATTTTTGGGGTGCGTTGTTGTCTCATTGTTTCTTTTCTTTGTTTCCATACAGGGTTTCTTTTTGAACTAA
- a CDS encoding histidine phosphatase family protein codes for MQILLIRHGESEDDFLEENYEGTTDLPLTIKGIEQVEKMCRRVSKEFPPEYIWSSTLLRASKTAETLSNTIKCPVTLLEDLREMQDRENNLDFRLRAQNVLTYIRENSANYKRIAIISHGGVITKIIESFLQLPPAINDVWFNSHNTGIHLLEYTDHPYKLIRFSNSTTHLEYN; via the coding sequence TTGCAGATATTATTAATTCGGCATGGTGAGTCAGAAGACGATTTTCTAGAAGAAAATTACGAAGGAACTACTGATTTGCCACTAACCATCAAAGGAATTGAACAAGTAGAAAAAATGTGCAGACGTGTCTCTAAAGAGTTTCCACCAGAATACATTTGGTCAAGTACCTTGCTTCGTGCTAGTAAAACTGCCGAAACTTTATCAAATACTATCAAATGTCCAGTCACACTCTTGGAAGATTTACGTGAGATGCAGGATAGGGAGAATAATTTAGATTTTAGATTACGAGCTCAAAATGTACTCACTTATATTAGAGAGAACAGTGCAAATTATAAACGAATTGCCATTATATCCCACGGAGGGGTAATTACTAAAATAATTGAAAGCTTTCTTCAATTACCACCCGCAATTAATGATGTGTGGTTCAATTCTCATAATACAGGAATACATCTTCTTGAGTATACTGATCATCCATACAAACTTATAAGATTTTCAAATAGTACTACGCATTTGGAATATAACTAA
- a CDS encoding MazG-like family protein, whose amino-acid sequence MNVTEFQQWVKDYYEARGWSELDIFIRIGFLAEETGEVARAIRSLEIGRDRPDEVIGSYEENKQELTEELGDVLGNLIVIANKYNIPLEEVFNAHKKKLSDRYYHA is encoded by the coding sequence ATGAACGTCACTGAATTTCAACAATGGGTAAAAGATTATTATGAAGCACGAGGATGGTCAGAATTGGACATTTTCATTCGCATTGGCTTTTTGGCAGAAGAAACCGGCGAGGTGGCACGAGCCATTCGCTCCCTTGAAATTGGCAGGGATAGACCTGATGAGGTTATTGGTTCGTATGAAGAAAACAAACAGGAGTTAACCGAAGAATTGGGAGATGTGCTAGGAAACTTGATTGTGATTGCGAACAAGTACAATATCCCATTGGAAGAAGTGTTCAATGCCCATAAAAAGAAACTATCTGACCGCTATTATCATGCATAA
- a CDS encoding undecaprenyl-diphosphatase — protein sequence MDFFELNINVFRMINDLGKQYAYLNPSAIFIAEYMVFLLALAVIVLWFTRNEQSRMMVVCGMVTFVIAEMMGKMAGKLHSNNQPFAELTNVNKLIEKAVDNSFPSDHTILFFSFCVSFWLFKRGWWLLWIMLAFLVGISRIWVGVHFPADVLAGAILSTISGLVVYLVVPKISLIHKLLGGYERYEQMVLAPLTKSKEKKSKNL from the coding sequence ATGGATTTTTTTGAGCTGAATATCAATGTATTTAGAATGATCAATGACTTAGGGAAACAATACGCTTATTTAAACCCTTCTGCCATTTTCATTGCCGAGTACATGGTTTTTTTATTAGCTTTAGCTGTCATCGTATTATGGTTCACTCGAAATGAACAGAGTAGAATGATGGTTGTTTGTGGGATGGTTACGTTTGTAATAGCCGAAATGATGGGGAAAATGGCAGGGAAATTGCATTCAAACAATCAGCCATTTGCTGAATTGACCAATGTTAATAAGTTAATTGAAAAGGCAGTGGATAATTCATTTCCAAGCGACCATACCATTTTGTTTTTCTCGTTTTGTGTCTCCTTTTGGCTTTTCAAAAGAGGTTGGTGGTTGTTATGGATCATGCTGGCTTTCCTTGTTGGCATTTCCCGTATTTGGGTAGGTGTCCACTTTCCGGCGGATGTGCTGGCAGGAGCTATCCTAAGCACCATTTCAGGATTGGTGGTTTACCTTGTTGTTCCTAAAATAAGCTTGATTCATAAATTATTAGGGGGTTATGAGAGGTATGAACAAATGGTTCTAGCCCCGTTAACTAAATCAAAGGAAAAAAAATCAAAGAATTTGTAA
- a CDS encoding MBL fold metallo-hydrolase has translation MKIIELPIEFEFNGQKNYINPSLIIRKNELTLVDTGYPDFLPLIENEIIKNGYEMKNLKNIIITHYDIDHIGSLFDFKEKYPLINIIASEVESKFISGEMKSERLVQAEEMLENMPNQEIEFGKWFIQQLKKLKHISIDEKVHDGDLILDNECRVVATPGHTSGHISLFFPSLNSVISGDAAVKENHELGIANPQFCLNVEEAEQSLRKIKDLKAENYYCYHGGTFTL, from the coding sequence ATGAAGATAATAGAACTGCCAATTGAATTTGAATTTAATGGGCAAAAAAACTACATTAATCCTAGCTTGATTATAAGGAAAAATGAACTAACTTTGGTCGATACAGGTTATCCTGATTTTTTACCTTTAATTGAAAATGAAATTATAAAAAATGGTTATGAAATGAAGAATTTAAAGAATATAATCATTACTCATTATGATATTGATCATATAGGTTCCTTATTTGATTTCAAGGAGAAGTATCCTCTGATTAACATTATAGCTAGTGAAGTAGAATCGAAATTTATTAGTGGTGAAATGAAGTCAGAGAGATTGGTTCAAGCCGAAGAAATGCTAGAAAATATGCCAAATCAAGAAATCGAATTCGGTAAATGGTTTATACAACAATTAAAGAAATTGAAGCATATTTCAATTGATGAAAAGGTACATGATGGTGATTTGATTTTAGATAACGAATGCAGGGTAGTAGCAACACCAGGGCATACCTCAGGGCATATTTCATTATTTTTTCCAAGTTTAAATAGTGTAATATCAGGTGATGCAGCTGTTAAAGAGAATCATGAATTGGGCATTGCTAATCCACAATTTTGTTTAAATGTCGAGGAAGCAGAACAGTCTTTAAGAAAGATTAAAGATCTTAAAGCTGAAAATTACTATTGTTATCATGGTGGGACATTCACTTTATGA
- a CDS encoding TIGR00730 family Rossman fold protein, which produces MKSLAVFCGSSKGASAVYVDEAKKLGAELAKRNITLVYGGSSVGIMGAVADSVLEAGGNVIGVMPEFLEKKEIAHKNLTELIVVESMHERKAKMAELADGFMVLPGGPGTLEEFFEIFTWAQLGLHQKPCGLLNINHYYDPLVALFNHMSDEQFLHEKFRSMALVDVEPNGLLDQFNTYEPPTVKTFITEKQT; this is translated from the coding sequence TTGAAAAGTCTAGCTGTATTTTGTGGATCAAGCAAAGGTGCATCTGCTGTCTATGTAGATGAGGCTAAAAAACTGGGTGCGGAACTGGCAAAACGTAATATTACCCTTGTCTATGGAGGCTCAAGTGTAGGAATCATGGGTGCAGTTGCAGATTCCGTTCTGGAAGCAGGAGGAAATGTAATTGGAGTCATGCCAGAATTTCTAGAAAAAAAAGAAATAGCCCATAAGAACTTAACTGAATTGATCGTCGTGGAATCCATGCATGAAAGAAAAGCAAAAATGGCTGAGCTTGCAGATGGGTTCATGGTCTTGCCAGGCGGGCCAGGAACATTGGAAGAATTCTTTGAGATTTTCACTTGGGCTCAGCTTGGTCTTCATCAAAAACCTTGCGGACTCTTAAATATCAATCACTATTATGATCCTTTGGTCGCTTTATTCAATCATATGTCCGACGAACAGTTCCTGCATGAAAAATTCCGTTCCATGGCGCTGGTAGATGTTGAACCAAATGGACTGCTTGATCAATTTAATACATATGAACCGCCAACCGTAAAAACTTTCATTACCGAAAAACAAACCTGA
- a CDS encoding bifunctional cytochrome P450/NADPH--P450 reductase — protein MENTTQFPQPKTYGPLGSLPIIDKDKPLQSFMKLARELGPVFQFQFPGRITTFVSSAALAKEICDETRFDKKVGPALQKVRAFGGDGLFTSETTEPNWKKAHNILLPSFSQQAMKGYHAKMVDLATQLIQKWARLNPADEIDVPEDMTRLTLDTIGLCGFNYRFNSFYRETTHPFVTSMVRALDEAMSQTQRLGIQDKLMIKSKKQFREDIQYMFSLVDELIADRKQNGDQGEDDLLSHMLKGVDPETGVSLDDENIRFQIITFLIAGHETTSGLLSFAIYFLMNNRDKLRKAQQEVDEVLGDDVPDYKQVKKLKYVRMVLNETLRLWPTAPAFSVYAKKDTMLGGKYNVKKGDVFSLLIPELHRDPSVWGDDVESFIPERFEDLDTIPYHAYKPFGNGQRACIGQQFALHEATLVLGMVLQHFDLIDHEEYQLDVKETLTLKPDGLTMRVSPRKPTMSFTAASPESKSADKGATVSPIESAHGTPLLVLFGSNMGTAEGLARDLAETGKRQGFNAEVAPLNDYTNRLPKEGAVLIVSASYNGNPPDNAGDFVSWLKESEGNTLDGVHYAIFGCGDRNWANTYQRIPIFIDERLEQKGAVRLSETGYGDASDDFEGDYEKWTEALWPNLAKTLNIEVNRNDRVVSSITMNFVSDVSGTPLARTHHAFTSIVKRNFDLQHVDSGRSTRHIELTLPEGIHYQEGDHLGVLPQNPSELVERVLSRFNLKGQDYVNLTGDSGKAAHLPTGKPVKLEELLSNYVEFQEPATRSQIRALATYTVCPPHIKELEDLLLDSTYKQEILNKRITMLDLIEKYLACEIPFERFLALLPPLKARYYSISSSPLHNEGEASITVSVVRGEALSGNGEYKGIASNYLAERFQGDKIACFINTPQSNFQLPEKTGKPIIMIGPGTGIAPFRGFIQARRVLKEKGETLGTAHLYFGCRNPEHDFLYQEELVQAEQEGLVTLHTAYSRCPGQEKTYVQNRLAENAHDILPLLKEGGHLYICGDGSKMAPDVERTLIESYMHFYQTSKEEATVWLQLLEENGRYAKDVWAGA, from the coding sequence ATGGAAAACACAACTCAGTTTCCACAGCCAAAGACATATGGCCCCCTAGGCAGCCTGCCTATCATTGATAAGGATAAGCCGCTTCAGTCTTTCATGAAGCTGGCACGAGAACTTGGGCCGGTTTTTCAGTTTCAATTTCCGGGTCGAATCACTACATTCGTATCAAGTGCTGCCCTCGCAAAAGAAATTTGTGATGAAACAAGGTTTGATAAGAAAGTCGGTCCAGCCCTACAAAAAGTGAGAGCATTCGGCGGCGATGGCCTTTTCACAAGTGAAACGACGGAGCCGAATTGGAAAAAGGCCCATAACATCCTGCTGCCCAGCTTTAGCCAGCAAGCAATGAAGGGATATCATGCCAAAATGGTGGATCTTGCTACCCAACTCATTCAAAAATGGGCCCGCCTGAATCCGGCTGATGAGATAGATGTTCCTGAAGATATGACACGATTGACCTTGGATACGATCGGACTCTGCGGGTTCAATTACCGTTTTAACAGTTTTTATCGGGAGACCACCCATCCTTTTGTCACCAGTATGGTGCGTGCGTTGGATGAAGCGATGAGCCAAACGCAGCGGCTTGGCATCCAAGATAAACTGATGATCAAATCTAAAAAACAATTCAGGGAAGACATTCAATATATGTTCTCTCTAGTGGATGAATTGATTGCTGACCGAAAACAAAATGGTGATCAGGGAGAAGATGACCTCCTTTCCCATATGTTGAAAGGAGTCGATCCCGAAACAGGTGTATCACTGGATGATGAAAATATTCGTTTTCAAATCATTACCTTTTTAATAGCTGGGCATGAAACGACGAGCGGTCTCCTATCGTTTGCCATCTATTTCCTCATGAATAACAGAGACAAGTTAAGAAAAGCGCAGCAGGAAGTCGATGAAGTGCTGGGTGATGATGTTCCTGATTACAAACAAGTGAAAAAGCTGAAATATGTCCGGATGGTGCTAAATGAAACGCTTCGTCTGTGGCCGACAGCTCCGGCGTTTTCCGTTTATGCAAAAAAAGATACCATGCTGGGTGGAAAATATAATGTGAAGAAAGGTGATGTGTTCTCGCTGCTTATTCCCGAGCTTCACCGTGATCCATCTGTTTGGGGTGATGACGTTGAATCGTTCATTCCTGAGCGGTTCGAGGATTTGGATACCATCCCTTATCATGCTTATAAACCGTTTGGAAACGGGCAGCGCGCCTGTATCGGACAGCAGTTTGCCCTTCATGAAGCGACACTGGTGCTCGGCATGGTTTTACAGCACTTTGACTTGATTGATCATGAAGAATATCAATTGGATGTTAAAGAAACTTTGACTCTCAAACCGGACGGATTGACCATGCGCGTTTCACCGAGGAAGCCGACAATGTCATTTACCGCTGCTTCTCCAGAATCAAAGTCAGCGGACAAAGGAGCCACGGTATCTCCAATCGAATCAGCACATGGGACACCATTACTCGTCCTGTTTGGATCAAATATGGGAACAGCGGAAGGGCTTGCTCGTGACCTTGCCGAAACAGGAAAGCGACAAGGCTTCAATGCCGAGGTTGCCCCTTTAAATGATTACACCAATAGGCTTCCCAAAGAAGGAGCTGTTCTTATAGTCTCGGCATCTTATAATGGAAATCCCCCGGATAATGCAGGTGACTTCGTTTCATGGCTGAAGGAAAGCGAGGGTAACACATTGGATGGTGTTCACTATGCGATCTTCGGCTGCGGGGACCGCAATTGGGCCAATACGTACCAACGCATTCCAATCTTCATTGATGAGCGGCTGGAACAAAAAGGAGCAGTGCGGCTGTCAGAAACAGGCTATGGAGATGCAAGCGATGACTTTGAAGGGGATTACGAGAAATGGACAGAAGCCCTTTGGCCGAATCTTGCCAAAACCCTGAACATTGAAGTGAATAGGAATGATCGGGTAGTCAGCTCGATTACGATGAACTTCGTAAGTGATGTGAGCGGCACACCACTTGCCCGCACCCATCATGCTTTTACTTCCATTGTAAAAAGGAATTTTGATTTACAACATGTAGATAGCGGAAGAAGTACACGGCATATAGAATTAACTCTGCCAGAGGGAATACATTATCAGGAAGGCGATCATCTCGGGGTTCTTCCGCAAAATCCATCGGAACTTGTCGAGCGAGTGCTCAGTCGATTTAACCTAAAAGGCCAAGATTACGTAAATCTAACTGGGGATTCCGGAAAAGCTGCCCATCTTCCTACAGGAAAACCGGTAAAACTAGAAGAATTACTATCAAACTATGTGGAGTTCCAAGAACCCGCCACCCGGTCTCAAATTCGGGCGCTTGCCACTTATACGGTATGTCCTCCACATATAAAAGAGCTTGAAGATCTTCTTTTGGACAGTACCTATAAACAAGAAATCCTGAACAAGCGCATAACCATGCTTGACCTTATTGAAAAGTATCTTGCATGTGAAATCCCATTTGAACGTTTCCTGGCTTTACTGCCACCTTTAAAAGCAAGATACTATTCTATCTCAAGCTCACCACTCCACAACGAAGGAGAAGCAAGTATCACCGTCAGCGTCGTCCGTGGAGAAGCTTTGAGCGGAAACGGGGAATACAAAGGAATTGCATCGAATTATTTGGCAGAACGCTTCCAAGGAGACAAAATAGCCTGCTTTATCAATACGCCGCAATCCAATTTCCAACTTCCAGAGAAAACAGGAAAACCAATCATCATGATTGGCCCTGGAACAGGAATTGCACCATTCAGGGGATTCATACAGGCACGTCGCGTTTTGAAAGAAAAAGGTGAAACTTTAGGGACTGCTCACCTTTACTTTGGATGCCGTAATCCGGAACATGATTTCCTCTATCAAGAAGAACTCGTGCAAGCCGAACAAGAAGGCCTTGTAACACTGCACACCGCTTACTCAAGATGTCCTGGTCAAGAAAAAACATATGTCCAGAACAGATTAGCGGAAAACGCCCATGACATCCTTCCTTTATTAAAAGAAGGAGGACATCTATACATCTGCGGAGACGGAAGCAAAATGGCACCTGATGTTGAACGAACACTAATCGAAAGCTATATGCATTTCTATCAAACATCGAAAGAAGAAGCCACAGTATGGCTGCAACTATTAGAGGAAAATGGCAGATATGCGAAAGATGTTTGGGCAGGAGCATAA
- a CDS encoding Fur-regulated basic protein FbpA, with protein sequence MGILLRKAIEKKRNFLINKLINKGVYKKNDIHLFELTLTDLENEYIKISKIEEKESDDHSPCLRIHHFI encoded by the coding sequence ATGGGGATATTATTACGTAAAGCGATTGAGAAAAAAAGAAACTTTCTAATCAACAAGTTGATTAACAAGGGAGTTTATAAAAAGAATGACATCCATCTTTTTGAATTAACCTTAACCGATTTAGAGAATGAATATATTAAAATAAGTAAAATCGAAGAGAAGGAATCCGATGATCATTCCCCCTGTCTGAGGATACATCATTTCATATAA
- the fabZ gene encoding 3-hydroxyacyl-ACP dehydratase FabZ yields MIDIQEIKDIIRHRYPFLLVDRVLELEEGKRAVAIKNVTANEEFFNGHFLNYPVMPGVLIVEALAQVSAVVMLTKEENKGRIGLLAGIDGCRFKKQVRPGDQLRLEVEITRLKGPIGKGKGRATVDGETVCETELIFAFGD; encoded by the coding sequence TTGATTGATATCCAAGAAATCAAAGACATTATCAGGCATCGCTATCCGTTTCTTTTAGTTGATAGAGTTTTGGAATTGGAAGAAGGAAAGAGAGCGGTGGCCATTAAAAATGTCACAGCAAATGAAGAGTTTTTCAATGGGCATTTTCTAAATTACCCAGTGATGCCAGGTGTATTGATCGTGGAGGCATTAGCACAGGTAAGTGCTGTTGTTATGCTTACAAAAGAAGAAAATAAAGGGCGGATTGGGCTTTTGGCTGGTATCGATGGATGTCGCTTTAAAAAGCAAGTAAGGCCAGGGGACCAATTACGTTTAGAAGTAGAGATTACTCGCTTGAAAGGTCCTATCGGTAAAGGAAAAGGAAGGGCTACTGTCGATGGAGAAACTGTATGCGAGACAGAGCTCATATTTGCTTTTGGTGATTGA
- a CDS encoding VOC family protein, whose translation MESINSPIYPKVNNVFIHVKDLKKSAGWYCNLLGIPHNSDSVESPVYNIPITNETGLTLDDHTFDPDFRFEPSSNVLFNFYVKDIDEAYKFINSNNISIAKEIERIGDFAYFNFQDPDGNVLMICNC comes from the coding sequence ATGGAATCAATAAATTCTCCTATTTACCCTAAAGTTAACAATGTTTTCATTCATGTTAAAGATTTAAAGAAATCAGCTGGATGGTATTGTAATCTCCTTGGCATTCCTCATAATAGTGATTCTGTAGAATCTCCTGTTTACAATATTCCTATAACAAATGAAACTGGATTAACGTTAGACGACCATACATTTGATCCTGATTTTAGATTCGAACCATCCAGCAATGTATTGTTTAATTTTTACGTAAAGGATATAGACGAAGCCTATAAATTCATTAATAGTAATAACATATCTATTGCTAAAGAAATAGAGCGTATTGGGGATTTTGCATATTTTAACTTTCAAGATCCTGATGGTAATGTACTCATGATTTGTAATTGTTAA
- a CDS encoding 8-oxo-dGTP diphosphatase, with protein sequence MFKYTVCFVKKNNELLMLNREKAPIMGVWNGVGGKIEKGETPDIGAQREVFEETGIEVETFFSKGTVTWVTPEGELEGIYVYLYMADEDLIYETPKKTREGILDWKSIDWILHPLNLGIAEMVAQYLPVLLKKEGNYAFTYKNGQTYIS encoded by the coding sequence ATGTTTAAGTATACGGTTTGTTTTGTAAAGAAGAATAATGAACTACTCATGCTTAACCGGGAGAAAGCTCCTATTATGGGTGTTTGGAACGGGGTGGGGGGCAAAATCGAGAAAGGTGAAACACCTGATATAGGTGCACAGCGTGAGGTATTTGAGGAAACGGGCATAGAGGTAGAGACCTTTTTTTCTAAAGGAACGGTTACCTGGGTAACTCCAGAAGGTGAATTGGAGGGAATATATGTATATTTGTATATGGCGGATGAGGATTTAATATATGAAACACCGAAAAAAACGCGGGAAGGCATTCTTGATTGGAAATCCATTGATTGGATACTTCACCCGCTTAATCTCGGAATTGCTGAGATGGTTGCGCAGTATTTGCCGGTTTTATTGAAAAAAGAAGGAAACTATGCATTCACTTACAAAAATGGCCAGACATATATTTCATGA
- a CDS encoding NUDIX domain-containing protein — protein MPIKKAYGYVTRIKNGETQVLVFQHPIREAGIQIPKGTVMPQEDPYQAVIREMKEETGLENFHVEKLIAEDFWENVDGAIHNRYFYQLRVYNVPDEWDHRPTGGGDEEGLIFHFFWISSEHEVQLIKGHGDYLNLIFN, from the coding sequence ATGCCGATAAAAAAAGCCTACGGGTATGTGACAAGAATCAAAAATGGAGAAACACAGGTATTGGTTTTTCAACATCCCATTAGGGAAGCGGGGATACAGATACCAAAGGGAACAGTGATGCCTCAGGAAGATCCTTACCAAGCTGTGATTAGGGAAATGAAAGAAGAAACAGGTCTGGAAAATTTTCATGTGGAGAAATTGATTGCGGAAGATTTTTGGGAGAACGTTGATGGTGCCATACATAATAGATATTTTTATCAATTACGTGTATACAATGTTCCTGATGAATGGGATCATCGGCCAACAGGTGGAGGAGATGAAGAGGGGCTGATATTTCATTTCTTCTGGATCTCATCCGAACATGAAGTGCAACTTATTAAAGGGCATGGAGATTATTTAAACCTGATATTCAATTAA
- a CDS encoding Fur-regulated basic protein FbpA, whose translation MKKGVEERRKELIYKLMIHTVNKSVEQLMKLTLKELEIEYKKVQNDCHPHSDAGSIQWINAKRH comes from the coding sequence ATGAAGAAGGGCGTGGAAGAAAGGCGGAAAGAATTGATCTATAAACTTATGATCCATACTGTAAATAAGAGTGTGGAACAGCTGATGAAGTTAACCTTAAAAGAATTGGAAATAGAATATAAAAAGGTTCAAAATGACTGTCATCCCCATAGTGATGCAGGTTCGATACAATGGATCAATGCAAAACGGCATTAG
- a CDS encoding dienelactone hydrolase family protein, whose amino-acid sequence MLHIQKKSDTVIIVIHEIYGLNLHMQGFCESISKQGFDVICPDLLERETPFDYSQEEAAYRHFMENVGFTGALHKIKEILADIKDVYQKIFILGFSAGATVAWLCSEEECVDGIVGYYGSRIRNYAELAPQCPALLFFPLEEPSFNVDELISALEIKNVEVHKFSGKHGFSDPYNSNYHAESAQKAVSKMMKFFMKN is encoded by the coding sequence ATGCTGCACATACAGAAGAAGTCCGATACTGTCATTATTGTCATTCACGAAATATATGGACTGAACCTACATATGCAGGGTTTTTGTGAGTCAATATCAAAACAGGGTTTTGATGTGATCTGTCCGGATTTGTTAGAACGTGAGACGCCTTTTGATTATTCCCAAGAGGAAGCTGCCTATCGTCATTTTATGGAGAACGTAGGTTTCACAGGCGCCTTACATAAAATAAAGGAAATATTAGCGGATATAAAAGATGTATACCAAAAGATTTTCATCCTTGGATTCAGTGCAGGGGCAACTGTAGCTTGGCTGTGCAGTGAGGAAGAGTGTGTCGATGGAATAGTTGGTTACTATGGTTCGCGTATAAGGAATTATGCGGAATTAGCGCCACAATGCCCTGCATTGCTATTTTTCCCATTAGAGGAGCCATCATTTAATGTGGACGAGTTAATTTCAGCTTTGGAAATAAAGAATGTCGAAGTTCATAAATTCAGCGGAAAACACGGATTCAGCGACCCTTACAACTCAAACTATCATGCAGAATCAGCACAGAAAGCCGTTAGCAAAATGATGAAATTTTTTATGAAGAATTAA
- a CDS encoding TetR/AcrR family transcriptional regulator, with product MITAINKRDSIVSSALVLFAERGYDATTIPMIATSAGVGAGTIYRYFENKEVLGNKIFQEYLDIFTETVKNGFPHDDSIRNQFHHIFKSMVHFTTEQDQALYFIKIHSGAHFLNEDSHASFQGLLDIFKNFFESGKEKKEIKELPSSALIAIIYGAFLELERLVRIGELEPEPKLLADVEESFWDAVRLHA from the coding sequence ATGATCACTGCAATAAATAAACGAGACAGTATAGTATCTAGCGCTTTAGTGCTATTCGCAGAACGGGGATATGATGCGACAACGATCCCGATGATTGCTACATCGGCAGGAGTTGGAGCGGGTACCATTTATCGTTATTTCGAGAATAAGGAAGTGCTGGGCAACAAGATTTTTCAAGAGTACTTGGATATTTTCACTGAAACGGTCAAGAATGGATTTCCTCATGATGATTCAATTCGCAATCAGTTTCACCATATTTTTAAATCAATGGTTCACTTTACAACCGAGCAGGACCAAGCACTTTATTTTATTAAAATACATAGTGGAGCCCATTTTTTAAATGAAGATAGTCATGCTAGCTTTCAAGGGCTATTGGATATATTTAAAAATTTCTTTGAGTCAGGAAAAGAGAAAAAAGAAATAAAGGAGCTTCCTTCTTCAGCTTTGATTGCCATCATTTATGGAGCTTTTCTTGAGCTTGAGCGACTTGTTCGCATCGGGGAGTTAGAACCTGAACCAAAACTTTTGGCAGATGTGGAAGAAAGCTTTTGGGATGCAGTCCGATTGCACGCTTGA